The sequence CACGTGCCACGTGGCTGCAGCCAGCGGAGATGGGCACGGTGGGCAGGAGGTCCTGAAAGGCAGTGTCAGGAGAGGCTGTTAGGAGCGGATGCCTGAGTCTGCCTTCACTGCCTCTGGGCGAgtctgcaagggaggctgggctTTGAGACCATCCTGCTCTGTGGAGGGCCCAACAGGAGCCAGGGCTGCACTTGGGATGGGCACAGGGAGACCAGAGGGGTCCGGGCGGGTACCCCCCATCCCAGGTCAGCAGCCCCTGCCCCGGCCCTGGGGCCACTTTAGGACAGCTGGTCCCTCATAGGTGGGTCCAGGTTGAGTCCCCCAttcccaggcccaggcccagcacAGGTGGACTGTCGGAGCTCGGGGTGGCCATGATAACCCGAGACACTCACATCTTCAGACAGATCTGTCTTCATCTGGCGCAGCGTGCCGTGTTCACCGGCACCTGGGTGAACACGTGGGAgagcagggccagggccaggagtCTCAGCCCCTTCCTGACCTCCCCGACCTTCCTGCCCGGCCCCAGGTGCTTCCGGCCCGTGCTGACTCACGTGCAGACACTGTGGGAGCTTGTGCTCCTTGGGGAGCCCCTGCTGGTCCTGGCACCCTCGCCCGACGTGTCCTCAGAGATGGTGCTGGCCTTGACCAGGTACCACCTTGGCTCGGTCCTGGCTGGGGTCACTGGACCATCGCGGCTGTGCCTCACCTGCTTCCTGTGCTCCTGCCCACAGCTGCCTGCAGCCCCTCAGGTTCTGCTGCGACTTCCGTCCCTACTTCACCATCCATGACAGCGAGTTCAAGGAGTTCACCACACGCACGCAGGCCCCGTAAGTGCCACCTCCGCCCCACCTCTCTCGTCCTTGCTGCACCTCCCTGgacctctgtctctgcctcttctctctctctctgtctagaCCAAACGTGGTCCTGGGAGTCACAAACCCTTTCTTTATCAAAACACTCCAGCACTGGCCCCACATCCTCCGAGTCGGGGAGCCCAAGATGTCAGGTCAGGCTCCCGGGGAGGTGCAGGGGGTGATGCTCAGAAGCCTCATTGAGTGTGGGGCTGCCTCAGAGCCCATGGCCAGAGCTGCGGGCATTGAGGCCTGGCCACCGGGCATGTCTCGTAGGAGACCTTCCTAAGCAAGTCAAGCTGAAAAAGCCTTCAAGGTTGAAGACCCTGGACACTAAGCCAGGTCTGTGTTCCCCTCGACCTGGAGCCCCTCCACGGTGGAGGGGCCTGTCTTGTACCTGGTGGGTCTCCCGGGTGGGGCAGCCCAGCCTCCCGACCCCTGCTCCTCTCCCAGGACTCAGCAGCAGAGCCCGGACCCCTCAGCCCGGTCCCCTGACCCCTGCTCCTCTCCCAGGACCCAACAGCAGAGCCCAGACCCCTCAGCCCGGCCCCCCGACCCCTGCTCCTCTCCCAGGACTCAGCAGCAGAGCCCGGACCCCCTCAGCCCAGCCCCCCGACCCCTGCTCCTCTCCCAGGACTCAGCAGCAGAGCCCGGACCCCTCAGCCCGGCCCCCCGACCCCTGCTCCTCTCCCAGGACTCAGCAGCAGAGCCCGGACCCCTCAGCCCGGCCCCCGACCCCTGCTCCTCTCCCAGGACTCAGCAGCAGAGCCCGGACCCCTCAGCCCGGCCCCCCGACCCCTGCTCCTCTCCCAGGACTCAGCAGCAGAGCCCGGACCCCTCAGCCCGGCCCCCGACCCCTGCTCCTCTCCCAGGACTCAGCAGCAGAGCCCGGACCCCTCAGCCCGGCCCCCCGACCCCTGCTCCTCTCCCAGGACTCAGCAGCAGAGCCCGGACCCCTCAGTCCGGCCCCCCGACCCCTGCTCTCCCAGGACTCAGCAGCAGAGCTCGGACCCTCGGACCCTCGGGGAGGGGGCGCCTTCTTGTCTTCTTCAGTGGGTCCCTgtgtctggggtggggtgggtgagATTTTCAGGTGCAGCCAAGGGCATGGGGCTGCAGGCAGATGAGACCCCCACCCTGGCTCCTCTGTGGGGCTGCAGGAGTGTGGGAGGGGGGCCCTTGAAGGGCGGGGCGCCAGCTGTGCCCTCCCGCCAGGCCTCTACACCGCGTACACAGCCCACCTCCACCGCGACAAGGCGCTGCTTAAACGGCTGCTCAAGGTATGGGCTGTGGCGGGAGGGGGCTGGGGACGCAGGGAGTCTGGGGTGGTGTGAGGTGCAGCAAGGGCCTGGCCCCCCTTCCCTGCAGGGCGTGCAGAAGAAGCGGCCATCAGATGTGCAGAGCGCCCTGCTGCGGCGGCACCTCCTGGAGCTCACCCAGAGCTTCATCATCCCTCTGGTGAGGCACGGGGCTGGGGGGGAAGGGGCTGGAGGGGAACGGAGCTGGGGGAGATGGGACAGGGGAGGACGGGACTCGGGGGCACGGGGCTGGGGGGAATGGGTCCCCGGGCtcactcccctcccttccccacccaggAGCACTACATGGCCAGCCTCATGCCCCTGCAGAAGAGCATCACGCCCTGGAAGGTGGGGGTCCTGTGGGGTCCATGGAGGGCGGGTTCCCTTCCTCACCCGGAGAAGGGAAGGTCTGGAGCAGGAGGCCATGGCTGTGTAGGAGACACAGGGCTCAAGGCCATCATGTTGTGAAACTGAGGGCCACAGGGCAGGTGGCTGGCGGGACCCTTGGAGGGGCTCAGGGTCTGCGCCCTGGGAAGGGCTATCCTGGGATCTGTGCCAggcagggtgggggctgggggtatTCAGAAGTGGTGAGGAGCGTGTCTGGGCAGCGTACCGGGTGCAGGCCTGTGAGGCCGAGTTCCCACATGCTGGCTCACCCACCCCCAATCAGACTCCCCCCCAGATCCGGCCCTTCAGCCAGGATGACTTCCTGCGTAGCCTGGAGCATGCCGGGCCCCAGCTCACCTGCATCCTCAAGGGCGACTGGCTGGGTCTCTACAGGTGGGTGGACTGCGggtgcagcctcagccttccttGGTCCCCAGGGTCAGCCCCGCGGCCCTGCCTGCCCGTCCCCAGGGTCAGCCCTGTGGCCCTGCCTGTCCGTCTCCAGGCTCAGCCCCGCGGCCCTGCCTGTCTGTCCCCAGGGTCAGCCCTGTGGCCCTGCCTGTCCGTCCCCAGGGTCAGCCCCGGGGCCCTGCCTGTCAATCCCCACAGGCGGTTTTTCAAGTCCCCCCATTTTGACGGCTGGTACCGGCAACGGCACAAGGAGATGGCCCTGAAGCTGGAGGCCCTGCACCTGGAGGCTATTTGTGAGGCGGTGAGGgaggctgggggttggggagggccAGAACATGGTGGGGGTGGGCACAGGCCCagggcagtggggggccttgctGACAGCAGACCCCATCTTACCCTGCAGAACATCGAGACCTGGATGAAAGACAAGTCCGAGGTGGAGGTCGTGGACCTGGTCCTGAAACTTCGTGAGAAGCTGGTAAGATGCCTCCCAGCCTTGTCCCAGCACCACTAGCCTGGCACGGAGCTGCGCCTGCCCTGACCACAGCTGCCCCTGCAGGTGCGGGCTCAGGGCCACCAGCTCCCTGTGAAGGAGGCAACGCTGCAGCGGGCCCAGCTGTACATCGAGACGGTCATCGGCTCCCTGCCCAAAGACCTGCAGGCCGTCCTGTGCCCTCCCTAGGACAGAGCCAAGGGCCACGGTCCCAGGGTCCTAggtctgcctgagcctcctgctCCCCAGTGGCGGCGGCACTGGGCCAAGCACACGCTCCCCTTCCTTGGCCCCCCGCCCAGACTGCAGGCTCCTCCATTGTCTCAGCAGTAAAGGCGACATTTGGAACCACAGCATGGCCCTGACCGTAGGGATTCCGTGCAGGCGGAGCCTTGCCTCCTCCTGGGCCCCACCTGGCCTCCACAGACCTTAGGCTGGGACTGGGGCGGGGACAGGCTGGGAGCCCTCGCTGATGTGGGTGCGTCTACCGTCTGCCCCTCCCGGTGCCCATCTGTTGGCCCCCAAGCCCCCTGCACTGTGTGTGGTGGTTCCTTCAGCCCAACAGGCTGCCCAGGACAGGAGGGACCCTCTCCTGACCAGCCACCGATTCGTCTTATCTGGGGATGGGAGGCTGTTTTGCACACCGTCATCAACTTGAGAAGGAGAGAGACTGCTTTGCAGTGTGAAGAGCTCTGCCCACCACCCCTGATGCCCCTCTGGGCCCCCACCTGCTTGGGGCTGTGGTTTGTTGGGAGGTAGGGGTTGGGCAGGGGGCGGTGTGGGGCCCAGCACCTCTGCTAGGAGAGCTGGCTCAGCCTGGCCCTCAGAGGGTCCACAGCACCTTCCTGGTTCCCAGTCCTGGAGCCCCCACCATGCGCCAGCTCCATATGTCCCTCCTGGGAGGTGGACAAGGCTCCTGTCGTCCAAGTGTGTCCGTCCATGCCCCACATGCAGCCCAAGGGGCTCTGGACTTCGGCTTGACCCTGCCTTTGGCTGAAGCCTGCATGTCTCCCTTTCCTTGGTAAGGGGTGAAGATCCCTAAGAGCCACCTCTGGGTCATGTGCTCCCCCTGTGACACCTGCAGGCACTGAGGCCCATGGGTACGGTGTTGGCACTGCGCAGCACACGGTGACGGTACTGTCAGGGCTCCGGACAGCCAAGCCCCGCTCAGCATCACACACTGTGTGCCCAGGAATAGGTCCCCTGACCACTCAGACCCTCAGACTCCTTGCCTGAGCGACCCAGCAGTGCAGATGCCCGACATGGTGCTGGGAGGGTCACTCATGGAGAATGGGCTTTGTACCCTGCGAAGCCGGGCAGGTGCTGGCCAGGGGACACAGGGCTGGGGGaaggacttttctttttcttctgaggcCCCCATTCAGTCTGTAGAAGGTAGCCTTCGTTCAGCACGCGTGCGCAATGTACTGTTTGTGTTCTCATTGGTGGTCTCGGACCATATCCTCCAGCCAGGCGGTGTAGAGTGAGCACTGCCAGCCACTTCAGTGCAGGGCGTGACCGAGCCACGAGGACAGCGGGGTCAGGTGTCTGGACGACAGGTAGTTCTCAGAACTTGGTACATGTCAACTTGTCCAGCCAGACTGCGCCTAGGACAGCCTGTCCCTGTCACCATTCTACAGACAAGGACACAGAGGCAGCCGGGAGGGTGACAAAGGGGAGCTGTCGAGCCCAGATGTCTGGTGCAGGGTCCAAGGACGTGACCACGTTAAACAGAACACGTAGAGGCTGAGGCGGCAAACCTGTTCTGTGGCGGGGCAAGCCGGGGACCTGAGGGTGAGAAAGGTCCCGGCCTCAAATTCTGCTTGGGCCTCCCAACTGTAGCATGGGGGGACCAGCCTCCCTACTGAGGGCTTGGTCTCTAGAGGGTCTGCAGAGATGCTGGCACCTCCTGTGTGACCAGCTTGAACACTGACCTCCGTAAGATGGGGCCTGGGGGCCAGTATAGGCCCTGCCATCAGCTGCCCTCCACCAGGGCCCTCTGCAAAAGCCTTGTGCTGGTGGCCCGTCCCCTGAGTACCACCACTTCAAGGTGTCGAGGAAGCTTGGGAAGACAATCCGCCCCTCTCACAACTGTGGCCCCCCTTTGGGGAGTGCACCCCAAGGACCACGGTGGCATGTGCTTCCCCACACCACAGTCTCACCTCATGGCTTTCTGAGGGCTGCCCCACAGCACAGAGGGCTGCAGACCCACAGGGCTGCAGGGAGGAGCTTCAGGCTAGTCTCCGAACCCCCCAGGGACCCTGGCCACTGTCTGTCCAGAAACGCACAAGCAGATTTCCCTGGAGGGCTCTGGTAAGGCCACATAGGTGGGCGGGTGGGAGACTTGGTGGGGGGCACTGGGCCAGGCGGCCAGCATTGCCCTGGGCAGAAGCCAAGGCTAAGGTGGAGGGTAGTGTCCCAGCCCCTCTTCCTCAGGGCCTGTCCCCACCTATGCAGAAGAGGCCTGGGGTGGAATGTGGCCTGGGGTGAATGGGTGAGGGCTGGGCATGGAGATCTGCCAGCTCCATCTGTCCCGATGCCTCTTGTGGCCCCCCAGTGTCAAGGCCGCTCTGAGTTGGCTGAGCCTCTGTCCAGGGCTGGGCCATGGCCCTCCCCTCCCCACGCACACCAGGCCAGGGGCAGGCAGTGAAGAGACAGGAAGGCCCAGAAAGCTCTACCCCTGGCCACAGTGCCAGCCCCCGCAGGCAAGAGGGCTTGCTGGGCAGAACTGTTGGCAAGGGTGAGGACTGCTGTGGTTACAGGCCTCCTGAAGGACAGGGACCACAGAACCCAGAGGGTGGAGAGAGCTGGGAGCAGGTCTggagtggggctgggggctgaggaTGCACACAGGGCGTGCTCAGGGACAGGAAGGACAGCTGCTCAGCCTCAAGCTTCCTGCTGGCTATTTAAAGACTCCCTTTTGGTCTAGAACAGAGGCCTTCCCACGGCTTTGGTATTAAAATGTCCTTTTGTGACACAGggcttgtcttttccttttttgataaaATGTTGGCAACCTTGTCAGACCCTGGTAATTTTGGGGTCCTCTGCAGTGAAGGGGAGGGTGGCCGCAATGTGGATTGTGGTTCAAGGCCCAAGGGAAGATTTGGGCAGGAACAAGGCCTGGCTGCTTGAGGGTGAGAGAAGGCAGAGACCGAAAGAACTAAGTCAGGCTGGGAGAGTTTGTCAGGATGTGGCAGGGCAGATCCCAAGTGGGGGAAGCAGGGGAGGAGGGGATGCCTGGCTGGGGACAGGAGGAAGCCGACCAGCTGCAAGGACGGGGCAGGTCTGGGTGGAAGGCCGGCCCCAGGGAGGGGTGACCCAGGGTGGGGGCGAGGGTGAGGGCTTGGGGAATGCTTCCGTCTCCTGCTTAGCACATCCAGTCCTGGGAGGGCAGTGGAGGCATGCTCCAAGGTCTGGCCCTGCAGAGGGTTCTCCACCTTTTCTCAAGCGCAGCGGACCCCAGGAGCACTGGGGCTGGGACTTGAGGCCTG comes from Macaca mulatta isolate MMU2019108-1 chromosome 10, T2T-MMU8v2.0, whole genome shotgun sequence and encodes:
- the DENND6B gene encoding protein DENND6B isoform X3; amino-acid sequence: MDALLGTGPRRARGCLGAAGPRSSGRATRTPAAPWARFSAWLECVCVVTFDLELGQALELVYPNDFRLTDKEKSSICYLSFPDSHSGCLGDTQFSFRMRQCGGQRSPWHADDRHYNSRAPVALQREPAHYFGYVYFRQVKDRSVKRGYFQKSLVLVSRLPFVRLFQALLSLIAPEYFDKLAPCLEAVCSEIDQWPAPAPGQTLNLPVMGVVVQVRIPSRVDKSESSPPKQCDQENLLPAPMVLASVHELDLFRCFRPVLTHVQTLWELVLLGEPLLVLAPSPDVSSEMVLALTSCLQPLRFCCDFRPYFTIHDSEFKEFTTRTQAPPNVVLGVTNPFFIKTLQHWPHILRVGEPKMSGDLPKQVKLKKPSRLKTLDTKPGLSSRARTPQPGPRPLLLSQDSAAEPGPLSPAPRPLLLSQDSAAEPGPLSPAPDPCSSPRTQQQSPDPSARPPDPCSSPRTQQQSPDPSVRPPDPCSPRTQQQSSDPRTLGEGAPSCLLQWVPVSGVGWVRFSGAAKGMGLQADETPTLAPLWGCRSVGGGPLKGGAPAVPSRQASTPRTQPTSTATRRCLNGCSRACRRSGHQMCRAPCCGGTSWSSPRASSSLWSTTWPASCPCRRASRPGRLPPRSGPSARMTSCVAWSMPGPSSPASSRATGWVSTGSALWPCLSVPRVSPGALPVNPHRRFFKSPHFDGWYRQRHKEMALKLEALHLEAICEANIETWMKDKSEVEVVDLVLKLREKLVRAQGHQLPVKEATLQRAQLYIETVIGSLPKDLQAVLCPP
- the DENND6B gene encoding protein DENND6B isoform X5; the encoded protein is MDALLGTGPRRARGCLGAAGPRSSGRATRTPAAPWARFSAWLECVCVVTFDLELGQALELVYPNDFRLTDKEKSSICYLSFPDSHSGCLGDTQFSFRMRQCGGQRSPWHADDRHYNSRAPVALQREPAHYFGYVYFRQVKDRSVKRGYFQKSLVLVSRLPFVRLFQALLSLIAPEYFDKLAPCLEAVCSEIDQWPAPAPGQTLNLPVMGVVVQVRIPSRVDKSESSPPKQCDQENLLPAPMVLASVHELDLFRCFRPVLTHVQTLWELVLLGEPLLVLAPSPDVSSEMVLALTSCLQPLRFCCDFRPYFTIHDSEFKEFTTRTQAPPNVVLGVTNPFFIKTLQHWPHILRVGEPKMSGDLPKQVKLKKPSRLKTLDTKPGLYTAYTAHLHRDKALLKRLLKGVQKKRPSDVQSALLRRHLLELTQSFIIPLEHYMASLMPLQKSITPWKTPPQIRPFSQDDFLRSLEHAGPQLTCILKGDWLGLYRVSPGALPVNPHRRFFKSPHFDGWYRQRHKEMALKLEALHLEAICEANIETWMKDKSEVEVVDLVLKLREKLVRAQGHQLPVKEATLQRAQLYIETVIGSLPKDLQAVLCPP
- the DENND6B gene encoding protein DENND6B isoform X2, which gives rise to MDALLGTGPRRARGCLGAAGPRSSGRATRTPAAPWARFSAWLECVCVVTFDLELGQALELVYPNDFRLTDKEKSSICYLSFPDSHSGCLGDTQFSFRMRQCGGQRSPWHADDRHYNSRAPVALQREPAHYFGYVYFRQSLVLVSRLPFVRLFQALLSLIAPEYFDKLAPCLEAVCSEIDQWPAPAPGQTLNLPVMGVVVQVRIPSRVDKSESSPPKQCDQENLLPAPMVLASVHELDLFRCFRPVLTHVQTLWELVLLGEPLLVLAPSPDVSSEMVLALTSCLQPLRFCCDFRPYFTIHDSEFKEFTTRTQAPPNVVLGVTNPFFIKTLQHWPHILRVGEPKMSGDLPKQVKLKKPSRLKTLDTKPGLSSRARTPQPGPPTPAPLPGLSSRARTPQPGPRPLLLSQDSAAEPGPLSPAPRPLLLSQDSAAEPGPLSPAPDPCSSPRTQQQSPDPSARPPDPCSSPRTQQQSPDPSVRPPDPCSPRTQQQSSDPRTLGEGAPSCLLQWVPVSGVGWVRFSGAAKGMGLQADETPTLAPLWGCRSVGGGPLKGGAPAVPSRQASTPRTQPTSTATRRCLNGCSRACRRSGHQMCRAPCCGGTSWSSPRASSSLWSTTWPASCPCRRASRPGRLPPRSGPSARMTSCVAWSMPGPSSPASSRATGWVSTGSALWPCLSVPRVSPGALPVNPHRRFFKSPHFDGWYRQRHKEMALKLEALHLEAICEANIETWMKDKSEVEVVDLVLKLREKLVRAQGHQLPVKEATLQRAQLYIETVIGSLPKDLQAVLCPP
- the DENND6B gene encoding protein DENND6B isoform X6, whose product is MDALLGTGPRRARGCLGAAGPRSSGRATRTPAAPWARFSAWLECVCVVTFDLELGQALELVYPNDFRLTDKEKSSICYLSFPDSHSGCLGDTQFSFRMRQCGGQRSPWHADDRHYNSRAPVALQREPAHYFGYVYFRQSLVLVSRLPFVRLFQALLSLIAPEYFDKLAPCLEAVCSEIDQWPAPAPGQTLNLPVMGVVVQVRIPSRVDKSESSPPKQCDQENLLPAPMVLASVHELDLFRCFRPVLTHVQTLWELVLLGEPLLVLAPSPDVSSEMVLALTSCLQPLRFCCDFRPYFTIHDSEFKEFTTRTQAPPNVVLGVTNPFFIKTLQHWPHILRVGEPKMSGDLPKQVKLKKPSRLKTLDTKPGLYTAYTAHLHRDKALLKRLLKGVQKKRPSDVQSALLRRHLLELTQSFIIPLEHYMASLMPLQKSITPWKTPPQIRPFSQDDFLRSLEHAGPQLTCILKGDWLGLYRVSPGALPVNPHRRFFKSPHFDGWYRQRHKEMALKLEALHLEAICEANIETWMKDKSEVEVVDLVLKLREKLVRAQGHQLPVKEATLQRAQLYIETVIGSLPKDLQAVLCPP
- the DENND6B gene encoding protein DENND6B (The RefSeq protein has 2 substitutions compared to this genomic sequence), with the protein product MDALLGTGPRRARGCLGAAGPRSSGRAARTPAAPWARFSAWLECVCVVTFDLELGQALELVYPNDFRLTDKEKSSICYLSFPDSHSGCLGDTQFSFRMRQCGGQRSPWHADDRHYNSRAPVALQREPAHYFGYVYFRQVKDRSVKRGYFQKSLVLVSRLPFVRLFQALLSLIAPEYFDKLAPCLEAVCSEIDQWPAPAPGQTLNLPVMGVVVQVRIPSRVDKSESSPPKQCDQENLLPAPMVLASVHELDLFRCFRPVLTHVQTLWELVLLGEPLLVLAPSPDVSSEMVLALTSCLQPLRFCCDFRPYFTIHDSEFKEFTTRTQAPPNVVLGVTNPFFIKTLQHWPHILRVGEPKMSGDLPKQVKLKKPSRLKTLDTKPGLYTAYTAHLHRDKALLKRLLKGVQKKRPSDVQSALLRRHLLELTQSFIIPLEHYMASLMPLQKSITPWKTPPQIRPFSQEDFLRSLEHAGPQLTCILKGDWLGLYRRFFKSPHFDGWYRQRHKEMALKLEALHLEAICEANIETWMKDKSEVEVVDLVLKLREKLVRAQGHQLPVKEATLQRAQLYIETVIGSLPKDLQAVLCPP
- the DENND6B gene encoding protein DENND6B isoform X1, with amino-acid sequence MDALLGTGPRRARGCLGAAGPRSSGRATRTPAAPWARFSAWLECVCVVTFDLELGQALELVYPNDFRLTDKEKSSICYLSFPDSHSGCLGDTQFSFRMRQCGGQRSPWHADDRHYNSRAPVALQREPAHYFGYVYFRQVKDRSVKRGYFQKSLVLVSRLPFVRLFQALLSLIAPEYFDKLAPCLEAVCSEIDQWPAPAPGQTLNLPVMGVVVQVRIPSRVDKSESSPPKQCDQENLLPAPMVLASVHELDLFRCFRPVLTHVQTLWELVLLGEPLLVLAPSPDVSSEMVLALTSCLQPLRFCCDFRPYFTIHDSEFKEFTTRTQAPPNVVLGVTNPFFIKTLQHWPHILRVGEPKMSGDLPKQVKLKKPSRLKTLDTKPGLSSRARTPQPGPPTPAPLPGLSSRARTPQPGPRPLLLSQDSAAEPGPLSPAPRPLLLSQDSAAEPGPLSPAPDPCSSPRTQQQSPDPSARPPDPCSSPRTQQQSPDPSVRPPDPCSPRTQQQSSDPRTLGEGAPSCLLQWVPVSGVGWVRFSGAAKGMGLQADETPTLAPLWGCRSVGGGPLKGGAPAVPSRQASTPRTQPTSTATRRCLNGCSRACRRSGHQMCRAPCCGGTSWSSPRASSSLWSTTWPASCPCRRASRPGRLPPRSGPSARMTSCVAWSMPGPSSPASSRATGWVSTGSALWPCLSVPRVSPGALPVNPHRRFFKSPHFDGWYRQRHKEMALKLEALHLEAICEANIETWMKDKSEVEVVDLVLKLREKLVRAQGHQLPVKEATLQRAQLYIETVIGSLPKDLQAVLCPP
- the DENND6B gene encoding protein DENND6B isoform X7 gives rise to the protein MDALLGTGPRRARGCLGAAGPRSSGRATRTPAAPWARFSAWLECVCVVTFDLELGQALELVYPNDFRLTDKEKSSICYLSFPDSHSGCLGDTQFSFRMRQCGGQRSPWHADDRHYNSRAPVALQREPAHYFGYVYFRQSLVLVSRLPFVRLFQALLSLIAPEYFDKLAPCLEAVCSEIDQWPAPAPGQTLNLPVMGVVVQVRIPSRVDKSESSPPKQCDQENLLPAPMVLASVHELDLFRCFRPVLTHVQTLWELVLLGEPLLVLAPSPDVSSEMVLALTSCLQPLRFCCDFRPYFTIHDSEFKEFTTRTQAPPNVVLGVTNPFFIKTLQHWPHILRVGEPKMSGDLPKQVKLKKPSRLKTLDTKPGLYTAYTAHLHRDKALLKRLLKGVQKKRPSDVQSALLRRHLLELTQSFIIPLEHYMASLMPLQKSITPWKTPPQIRPFSQDDFLRSLEHAGPQLTCILKGDWLGLYRRFFKSPHFDGWYRQRHKEMALKLEALHLEAICEANIETWMKDKSEVEVVDLVLKLREKLVRAQGHQLPVKEATLQRAQLYIETVIGSLPKDLQAVLCPP
- the DENND6B gene encoding protein DENND6B isoform X4, with amino-acid sequence MDALLGTGPRRARGCLGAAGPRSSGRATRTPAAPWARFSAWLECVCVVTFDLELGQALELVYPNDFRLTDKEKSSICYLSFPDSHSGCLGDTQFSFRMRQCGGQRSPWHADDRHYNSRAPVALQSLVLVSRLPFVRLFQALLSLIAPEYFDKLAPCLEAVCSEIDQWPAPAPGQTLNLPVMGVVVQVRIPSRVDKSESSPPKQCDQENLLPAPMVLASVHELDLFRCFRPVLTHVQTLWELVLLGEPLLVLAPSPDVSSEMVLALTSCLQPLRFCCDFRPYFTIHDSEFKEFTTRTQAPPNVVLGVTNPFFIKTLQHWPHILRVGEPKMSGDLPKQVKLKKPSRLKTLDTKPGLSSRARTPQPGPPTPAPLPGLSSRARTPQPGPRPLLLSQDSAAEPGPLSPAPRPLLLSQDSAAEPGPLSPAPDPCSSPRTQQQSPDPSARPPDPCSSPRTQQQSPDPSVRPPDPCSPRTQQQSSDPRTLGEGAPSCLLQWVPVSGVGWVRFSGAAKGMGLQADETPTLAPLWGCRSVGGGPLKGGAPAVPSRQASTPRTQPTSTATRRCLNGCSRACRRSGHQMCRAPCCGGTSWSSPRASSSLWSTTWPASCPCRRASRPGRLPPRSGPSARMTSCVAWSMPGPSSPASSRATGWVSTGSALWPCLSVPRVSPGALPVNPHRRFFKSPHFDGWYRQRHKEMALKLEALHLEAICEANIETWMKDKSEVEVVDLVLKLREKLVRAQGHQLPVKEATLQRAQLYIETVIGSLPKDLQAVLCPP
- the DENND6B gene encoding protein DENND6B isoform X8; translated protein: MDALLGTGPRRARGCLGAAGPRSSGRATRTPAAPWARFSAWLECVCVVTFDLELGQALELVYPNDFRLTDKEKSSICYLSFPDSHSGCLGDTQFSFRMRQCGGQRSPWHADDRHYNSRAPVALQSLVLVSRLPFVRLFQALLSLIAPEYFDKLAPCLEAVCSEIDQWPAPAPGQTLNLPVMGVVVQVRIPSRVDKSESSPPKQCDQENLLPAPMVLASVHELDLFRCFRPVLTHVQTLWELVLLGEPLLVLAPSPDVSSEMVLALTSCLQPLRFCCDFRPYFTIHDSEFKEFTTRTQAPPNVVLGVTNPFFIKTLQHWPHILRVGEPKMSGDLPKQVKLKKPSRLKTLDTKPGLYTAYTAHLHRDKALLKRLLKGVQKKRPSDVQSALLRRHLLELTQSFIIPLEHYMASLMPLQKSITPWKTPPQIRPFSQDDFLRSLEHAGPQLTCILKGDWLGLYRVSPGALPVNPHRRFFKSPHFDGWYRQRHKEMALKLEALHLEAICEANIETWMKDKSEVEVVDLVLKLREKLVRAQGHQLPVKEATLQRAQLYIETVIGSLPKDLQAVLCPP
- the DENND6B gene encoding protein DENND6B isoform X9 → MDALLGTGPRRARGCLGAAGPRSSGRATRTPAAPWARFSAWLECVCVVTFDLELGQALELVYPNDFRLTDKEKSSICYLSFPDSHSGCLGDTQFSFRMRQCGGQRSPWHADDRHYNSRAPVALQSLVLVSRLPFVRLFQALLSLIAPEYFDKLAPCLEAVCSEIDQWPAPAPGQTLNLPVMGVVVQVRIPSRVDKSESSPPKQCDQENLLPAPMVLASVHELDLFRCFRPVLTHVQTLWELVLLGEPLLVLAPSPDVSSEMVLALTSCLQPLRFCCDFRPYFTIHDSEFKEFTTRTQAPPNVVLGVTNPFFIKTLQHWPHILRVGEPKMSGDLPKQVKLKKPSRLKTLDTKPGLYTAYTAHLHRDKALLKRLLKGVQKKRPSDVQSALLRRHLLELTQSFIIPLEHYMASLMPLQKSITPWKTPPQIRPFSQDDFLRSLEHAGPQLTCILKGDWLGLYRRFFKSPHFDGWYRQRHKEMALKLEALHLEAICEANIETWMKDKSEVEVVDLVLKLREKLVRAQGHQLPVKEATLQRAQLYIETVIGSLPKDLQAVLCPP